In a single window of the Lagenorhynchus albirostris chromosome 19, mLagAlb1.1, whole genome shotgun sequence genome:
- the EXOC3L1 gene encoding exocyst complex component 3-like protein isoform X1 yields MSQWWEYPALPRRPGERAILKAKAICGGGRTGRLAKPGEFHIKLSSATQSRSGVQWRPMPTLFHLHLRGKTEKPGRQRCLRFLPITPTSLSFPEGAGQEPSSFSVGPRQRLQLRGAPTLLALTWTFAPIPTSAPAPPAMDSAARDKMQPALPPGSSCPGPEWPEQERAEQLARGAALKWASGIFYRPEQLARLGQYRSREVQRTCSLEARIKSVVQSYLEGVKTGVRQLAWALEAVQGAREALGQAHGLLWGMAEAAQTLEPLREQVVQHKQLQAMSQLLPRLRAVPAALAHTQTLIDAQRLLEAYVSLRELEQLQEETWAPLGGLELPVFEGLGPLAEALGQAVEAAAGAAGRLAREDPALLVAAMRVAEVDAGRTTSLEQAARDWRQRCLRALQEGLEQIHFGTPLQPGPGALAEWLEALRVALPAELAAAEALVAPCCPPHYNVVRLWAHTLHSGLRRCLQQLLEGPQLEAADAFTLLHWALHVYLGPEMMGSLELGPEADVSDLEPLLTLENIEQLEAIFVAKVQASVAQWLQKALDGDVAEWGREQEPDTDPSGFYHSPMPAIVLQILEENIRVTRMVSESLQRRVHGMALSELSAFLRSFSDALIRFSRDHLRGEATAPHYVPYLLATLNHQSALSSSVSVLQPDWVAPGALAPVEAALDELQRRICRLVLEALLAELQPLFAALPSRRWLSSPELLDDVCERTASFCQDFRHVRDPAVQLLLAEAERTVVLQYLRALMQGRLVCRGADERTQAAERLRHDAAQLRELFLGLVRIWGLEESVQCAPVLLALRELLNLRDPTLLGLEVAGLRQQFPDVSEDHVSALLDLRGDVSREQRLAALSSLQAGPQPSPPAGGRALFSLVPAPAPPLSSCLPSGSCA; encoded by the exons ATGAGCCAGTGGTGGGAGTACCCAGCTCTGCCAAGAAGGCCAGGGGAGAGGGCCATCCTCAAGGCCAAGGCTATCTGTGGAGGAGGGAGAACTGGACGCCTGGCCAAGCCTGGTGAGTTCCATATCAAACTGTCCTCTGCAACTCAGAGCAGGAGCGGTGTCCAGTGGAGGCCCATGCCTACCCTGTTTCACTTGCATCTGAGGGGCAAAACTGAGAAACCCGGCAGGCAAAGGTGTCTCAGGTTCCTTCCCATCACACCCACCTCCCTCTCATTTCCGGAGGGGGCTGGGCAAGAACCTTCCTCCTTCTCAGTGGGGCCTAGACAGAGGCTGCAGCTCAGAGGCGCTCCCACTCTACTTGCTCTAACCTGGACCTTCGCCCCTATTCCTACCTCCGCTCCGGCTCCACCAGCCATGGACTCAGCAGCCAGGGACAAAATGCAGCCCGCACTTCCCCCTG GCTCTTCCTGCCCAGGGCCTGAGTGGCCGGAGCAGGAGAGGGCGGAGCAGCTGGCCCGGGGTGCAGCACTCAAGTGGGCCTCGGGCATCTTCTACCGGCCAGAGCAGCTGGCCAGGCTCGGCCAGTACCGTAGCCGCGAGGTGCAGCGTACCTGTTCCCTGGAAGCACGCATCAAG TCGGTGGTGCAGTCATACCTGGAGGGTGTGAAGACCGGTGTGCGGCAGCTGGCCTGGGCCCTTGAGGCGGTGCAGGGAGCCCGCGAAGCCCTGGGCCAGGCTCATGGGTTGCTCTGGGGTATGGCTGAGGCTGCACAGACCCTAGAACCCCTGCGGGAGCAGGTTGTGCAACACAAGCAACTGCAGGCCATGTCTCAGCTGCTGCCCCGGCTGCGAGCTG TGCCTGCTGCATTGGCCCACACACAGACCCTGATTGATGCCCAGCGACTCTTGGAGGCATATGTGAGCCTTCGGGAACTGGAGCAGCTACAAGAGGAGACGTGGGCACCTCTCGGGGGCCTGGAGTTGCCAGTGTTCGAGGGGCTGGGCCCTCTGGCTGAGGCTCTGGGCCAGGCTGTGGAGGCGGCTGCAGGGGCTGCAGGGCGGCTGGCACGGGAGGATCCAGCCCTGCTGGTGGCTGCTATGCGTGTGGCCGAAGTGGACGCTGGGCGCACAACCTCCCTGGAGCAGGCTGCCCGGGACTGGCGGCAGCGCTGTCTGCGGGCACTACAGGAGGGCTTGGAGCAGATCCACTTTGGGACACCTCTGCAGCCTGGGCCAGGGGCACTAGCAGAGTGGCTGGAGGCTCTGCGGGTGGCTCTACCAGCAGAGTTGGCCGCGGCTGAGGCACTGGTAGCACCCTGCTGCCCACCACACTACAACGTGGTCCGGCTGTGGGCCCACACCCTGCACAGCGGCCTGCGCCGCTGCCTGCAGCAACTCCTGGAAGGGCCTCAGCTGGAAGCTGCCGATGCCTTCACCTTGCTGCATTGGGCACTGCATGTGTACCTGGG GCCAGAAATGATGGGGAGCCTGGAATTAGGGCCCGAGGCTGATGTGTCTGATCTGGAGCCCCTCCTGACCCTGGAGAACATCGAGCAGTTGGAGGCAATATTTGTGGCCAAAGTCCAG GCAAGTGTGGCCCAGTGGCTGCAGAAGGCACTGGACGGGGATGTAGCTGAGTGGGGCCGAGAGCAGGAGCCTGACACAGACCCATCTGGCTTCTACCACTCACCAATGCCAGCCATCGTGCTGCAG ATCCTGGAAGAGAACATTCGCGTGACCAGAATGGTCAGTGAGTCACTGCAGCGGCGGGTGCATGGCATGGCACTGTCAGAACTGAGCGCATTCCTAAGGAG CTTCAGTGATGCTCTGATCCGATTCTCCCGAGACCACCTCAGGGGGGAAGCAACGGCCCCTCATTACGTGCCCTACCTACTGGCCACCCTCAACCACCAATCAGCACTCAG CTCCTCCGTGTCCGTCCTGCAGCCCGACTGGGTGGCTCCAGGGGCCTTGGCTCCGGTGGAGGCAGCGCTGGACGAGTTGCAGAGGAGGATCTGCCGCCTGGTGTTGGAGGCGCTGCTGGCGGAGCTACAG CCCCTATTCGCTGCTCTGCCCTCTCGCCGGTGGCTATCGAGCCCAGAGCTGCTGGATGACGTGTGCGAGCGGACCGCGAGCTTCTGCCAGGACTTCCGACACGTGCGGGATCCTGCGGTCCAG CTGCTGCTGGCTGAGGCGGAGCGTACCGTGGTGCTGCAGTACCTACGTGCGCTGATGCAAGGCCGCCTAGTGTGCCGCGGTGCTGACGAGCGGACCCAGGCGGCCGAGCGCCTGCGGCACGATGCCGCCCAGCTTCGGGAGCTTTTCCTCGGTTTGGTGAGAATCTGG GGCCTGGAGGAGAGCGTTCAGTGCGCGCCAGTGCTGCTCGCCTTGAGGGAGCTGCTGAACCTCCGCGACCCCACGCTGCTTGGTCTCGAGGTGGCAGGCTTGCGGCAACAATTTCCCGACGTGAG CGAGGATCACGTCTCCGCCCTCTTGGACCTGCGCGGGGACGTGTCCCGAGAGCAGCGCCTGGCCGCACTCAGCTCTCTGCAGGCCGGCCCGCAGCCCTCGCCCCCAGCGGGTGGACGCGCACTCTTCAGCCTCGTGCCAGCACCTGCACCCCCGCtgtcctcctgcctcccctcGGGGTCCTGTGCCTGA
- the EXOC3L1 gene encoding exocyst complex component 3-like protein isoform X3 — MSQWWEYPALPRRPGERAILKAKAICGGGRTGRLAKPVGPRQRLQLRGAPTLLALTWTFAPIPTSAPAPPAMDSAARDKMQPALPPGSSCPGPEWPEQERAEQLARGAALKWASGIFYRPEQLARLGQYRSREVQRTCSLEARIKSVVQSYLEGVKTGVRQLAWALEAVQGAREALGQAHGLLWGMAEAAQTLEPLREQVVQHKQLQAMSQLLPRLRAVPAALAHTQTLIDAQRLLEAYVSLRELEQLQEETWAPLGGLELPVFEGLGPLAEALGQAVEAAAGAAGRLAREDPALLVAAMRVAEVDAGRTTSLEQAARDWRQRCLRALQEGLEQIHFGTPLQPGPGALAEWLEALRVALPAELAAAEALVAPCCPPHYNVVRLWAHTLHSGLRRCLQQLLEGPQLEAADAFTLLHWALHVYLGPEMMGSLELGPEADVSDLEPLLTLENIEQLEAIFVAKVQASVAQWLQKALDGDVAEWGREQEPDTDPSGFYHSPMPAIVLQILEENIRVTRMVSESLQRRVHGMALSELSAFLRSFSDALIRFSRDHLRGEATAPHYVPYLLATLNHQSALSSSVSVLQPDWVAPGALAPVEAALDELQRRICRLVLEALLAELQPLFAALPSRRWLSSPELLDDVCERTASFCQDFRHVRDPAVQLLLAEAERTVVLQYLRALMQGRLVCRGADERTQAAERLRHDAAQLRELFLGLVRIWGLEESVQCAPVLLALRELLNLRDPTLLGLEVAGLRQQFPDVSEDHVSALLDLRGDVSREQRLAALSSLQAGPQPSPPAGGRALFSLVPAPAPPLSSCLPSGSCA; from the exons ATGAGCCAGTGGTGGGAGTACCCAGCTCTGCCAAGAAGGCCAGGGGAGAGGGCCATCCTCAAGGCCAAGGCTATCTGTGGAGGAGGGAGAACTGGACGCCTGGCCAAGCCTG TGGGGCCTAGACAGAGGCTGCAGCTCAGAGGCGCTCCCACTCTACTTGCTCTAACCTGGACCTTCGCCCCTATTCCTACCTCCGCTCCGGCTCCACCAGCCATGGACTCAGCAGCCAGGGACAAAATGCAGCCCGCACTTCCCCCTG GCTCTTCCTGCCCAGGGCCTGAGTGGCCGGAGCAGGAGAGGGCGGAGCAGCTGGCCCGGGGTGCAGCACTCAAGTGGGCCTCGGGCATCTTCTACCGGCCAGAGCAGCTGGCCAGGCTCGGCCAGTACCGTAGCCGCGAGGTGCAGCGTACCTGTTCCCTGGAAGCACGCATCAAG TCGGTGGTGCAGTCATACCTGGAGGGTGTGAAGACCGGTGTGCGGCAGCTGGCCTGGGCCCTTGAGGCGGTGCAGGGAGCCCGCGAAGCCCTGGGCCAGGCTCATGGGTTGCTCTGGGGTATGGCTGAGGCTGCACAGACCCTAGAACCCCTGCGGGAGCAGGTTGTGCAACACAAGCAACTGCAGGCCATGTCTCAGCTGCTGCCCCGGCTGCGAGCTG TGCCTGCTGCATTGGCCCACACACAGACCCTGATTGATGCCCAGCGACTCTTGGAGGCATATGTGAGCCTTCGGGAACTGGAGCAGCTACAAGAGGAGACGTGGGCACCTCTCGGGGGCCTGGAGTTGCCAGTGTTCGAGGGGCTGGGCCCTCTGGCTGAGGCTCTGGGCCAGGCTGTGGAGGCGGCTGCAGGGGCTGCAGGGCGGCTGGCACGGGAGGATCCAGCCCTGCTGGTGGCTGCTATGCGTGTGGCCGAAGTGGACGCTGGGCGCACAACCTCCCTGGAGCAGGCTGCCCGGGACTGGCGGCAGCGCTGTCTGCGGGCACTACAGGAGGGCTTGGAGCAGATCCACTTTGGGACACCTCTGCAGCCTGGGCCAGGGGCACTAGCAGAGTGGCTGGAGGCTCTGCGGGTGGCTCTACCAGCAGAGTTGGCCGCGGCTGAGGCACTGGTAGCACCCTGCTGCCCACCACACTACAACGTGGTCCGGCTGTGGGCCCACACCCTGCACAGCGGCCTGCGCCGCTGCCTGCAGCAACTCCTGGAAGGGCCTCAGCTGGAAGCTGCCGATGCCTTCACCTTGCTGCATTGGGCACTGCATGTGTACCTGGG GCCAGAAATGATGGGGAGCCTGGAATTAGGGCCCGAGGCTGATGTGTCTGATCTGGAGCCCCTCCTGACCCTGGAGAACATCGAGCAGTTGGAGGCAATATTTGTGGCCAAAGTCCAG GCAAGTGTGGCCCAGTGGCTGCAGAAGGCACTGGACGGGGATGTAGCTGAGTGGGGCCGAGAGCAGGAGCCTGACACAGACCCATCTGGCTTCTACCACTCACCAATGCCAGCCATCGTGCTGCAG ATCCTGGAAGAGAACATTCGCGTGACCAGAATGGTCAGTGAGTCACTGCAGCGGCGGGTGCATGGCATGGCACTGTCAGAACTGAGCGCATTCCTAAGGAG CTTCAGTGATGCTCTGATCCGATTCTCCCGAGACCACCTCAGGGGGGAAGCAACGGCCCCTCATTACGTGCCCTACCTACTGGCCACCCTCAACCACCAATCAGCACTCAG CTCCTCCGTGTCCGTCCTGCAGCCCGACTGGGTGGCTCCAGGGGCCTTGGCTCCGGTGGAGGCAGCGCTGGACGAGTTGCAGAGGAGGATCTGCCGCCTGGTGTTGGAGGCGCTGCTGGCGGAGCTACAG CCCCTATTCGCTGCTCTGCCCTCTCGCCGGTGGCTATCGAGCCCAGAGCTGCTGGATGACGTGTGCGAGCGGACCGCGAGCTTCTGCCAGGACTTCCGACACGTGCGGGATCCTGCGGTCCAG CTGCTGCTGGCTGAGGCGGAGCGTACCGTGGTGCTGCAGTACCTACGTGCGCTGATGCAAGGCCGCCTAGTGTGCCGCGGTGCTGACGAGCGGACCCAGGCGGCCGAGCGCCTGCGGCACGATGCCGCCCAGCTTCGGGAGCTTTTCCTCGGTTTGGTGAGAATCTGG GGCCTGGAGGAGAGCGTTCAGTGCGCGCCAGTGCTGCTCGCCTTGAGGGAGCTGCTGAACCTCCGCGACCCCACGCTGCTTGGTCTCGAGGTGGCAGGCTTGCGGCAACAATTTCCCGACGTGAG CGAGGATCACGTCTCCGCCCTCTTGGACCTGCGCGGGGACGTGTCCCGAGAGCAGCGCCTGGCCGCACTCAGCTCTCTGCAGGCCGGCCCGCAGCCCTCGCCCCCAGCGGGTGGACGCGCACTCTTCAGCCTCGTGCCAGCACCTGCACCCCCGCtgtcctcctgcctcccctcGGGGTCCTGTGCCTGA
- the EXOC3L1 gene encoding exocyst complex component 3-like protein isoform X2, producing MSQWWEYPALPRRPGERAILKAKAICGGGRTGRLAKPGEFHIKLSSATQSRSGVQWRPMPTLFHLHLRGKTEKPGRQRCLRFLPITPTSLSFPEGAGQEPSSFSVGPRQRLQLRGAPTLLALTWTFAPIPTSAPAPPAMDSAARDKMQPALPPGSSCPGPEWPEQERAEQLARGAALKWASGIFYRPEQLARLGQYRSREVQRTCSLEARIKSVVQSYLEGVKTGVRQLAWALEAVQGAREALGQAHGLLWGMAEAAQTLEPLREQVVQHKQLQAMSQLLPRLRAVPAALAHTQTLIDAQRLLEAYVSLRELEQLQEETWAPLGGLELPVFEGLGPLAEALGQAVEAAAGAAGRLAREDPALLVAAMRVAEVDAGRTTSLEQAARDWRQRCLRALQEGLEQIHFGTPLQPGPGALAEWLEALRVALPAELAAAEALVAPCCPPHYNVVRLWAHTLHSGLRRCLQQLLEGPQLEAADAFTLLHWALHVYLGPEMMGSLELGPEADVSDLEPLLTLENIEQLEAIFVAKVQASVAQWLQKALDGDVAEWGREQEPDTDPSGFYHSPMPAIVLQILEENIRVTRMVSESLQRRVHGMALSELSAFLRSFSDALIRFSRDHLRGEATAPHYVPYLLATLNHQSALSSSVSVLQPDWVAPGALAPVEAALDELQRRICRLVLEALLAELQPLFAALPSRRWLSSPELLDDVCERTASFCQDFRHVRDPAVQLLLAEAERTVVLQYLRALMQGRLVCRGADERTQAAERLRHDAAQLRELFLGLGLEESVQCAPVLLALRELLNLRDPTLLGLEVAGLRQQFPDVSEDHVSALLDLRGDVSREQRLAALSSLQAGPQPSPPAGGRALFSLVPAPAPPLSSCLPSGSCA from the exons ATGAGCCAGTGGTGGGAGTACCCAGCTCTGCCAAGAAGGCCAGGGGAGAGGGCCATCCTCAAGGCCAAGGCTATCTGTGGAGGAGGGAGAACTGGACGCCTGGCCAAGCCTGGTGAGTTCCATATCAAACTGTCCTCTGCAACTCAGAGCAGGAGCGGTGTCCAGTGGAGGCCCATGCCTACCCTGTTTCACTTGCATCTGAGGGGCAAAACTGAGAAACCCGGCAGGCAAAGGTGTCTCAGGTTCCTTCCCATCACACCCACCTCCCTCTCATTTCCGGAGGGGGCTGGGCAAGAACCTTCCTCCTTCTCAGTGGGGCCTAGACAGAGGCTGCAGCTCAGAGGCGCTCCCACTCTACTTGCTCTAACCTGGACCTTCGCCCCTATTCCTACCTCCGCTCCGGCTCCACCAGCCATGGACTCAGCAGCCAGGGACAAAATGCAGCCCGCACTTCCCCCTG GCTCTTCCTGCCCAGGGCCTGAGTGGCCGGAGCAGGAGAGGGCGGAGCAGCTGGCCCGGGGTGCAGCACTCAAGTGGGCCTCGGGCATCTTCTACCGGCCAGAGCAGCTGGCCAGGCTCGGCCAGTACCGTAGCCGCGAGGTGCAGCGTACCTGTTCCCTGGAAGCACGCATCAAG TCGGTGGTGCAGTCATACCTGGAGGGTGTGAAGACCGGTGTGCGGCAGCTGGCCTGGGCCCTTGAGGCGGTGCAGGGAGCCCGCGAAGCCCTGGGCCAGGCTCATGGGTTGCTCTGGGGTATGGCTGAGGCTGCACAGACCCTAGAACCCCTGCGGGAGCAGGTTGTGCAACACAAGCAACTGCAGGCCATGTCTCAGCTGCTGCCCCGGCTGCGAGCTG TGCCTGCTGCATTGGCCCACACACAGACCCTGATTGATGCCCAGCGACTCTTGGAGGCATATGTGAGCCTTCGGGAACTGGAGCAGCTACAAGAGGAGACGTGGGCACCTCTCGGGGGCCTGGAGTTGCCAGTGTTCGAGGGGCTGGGCCCTCTGGCTGAGGCTCTGGGCCAGGCTGTGGAGGCGGCTGCAGGGGCTGCAGGGCGGCTGGCACGGGAGGATCCAGCCCTGCTGGTGGCTGCTATGCGTGTGGCCGAAGTGGACGCTGGGCGCACAACCTCCCTGGAGCAGGCTGCCCGGGACTGGCGGCAGCGCTGTCTGCGGGCACTACAGGAGGGCTTGGAGCAGATCCACTTTGGGACACCTCTGCAGCCTGGGCCAGGGGCACTAGCAGAGTGGCTGGAGGCTCTGCGGGTGGCTCTACCAGCAGAGTTGGCCGCGGCTGAGGCACTGGTAGCACCCTGCTGCCCACCACACTACAACGTGGTCCGGCTGTGGGCCCACACCCTGCACAGCGGCCTGCGCCGCTGCCTGCAGCAACTCCTGGAAGGGCCTCAGCTGGAAGCTGCCGATGCCTTCACCTTGCTGCATTGGGCACTGCATGTGTACCTGGG GCCAGAAATGATGGGGAGCCTGGAATTAGGGCCCGAGGCTGATGTGTCTGATCTGGAGCCCCTCCTGACCCTGGAGAACATCGAGCAGTTGGAGGCAATATTTGTGGCCAAAGTCCAG GCAAGTGTGGCCCAGTGGCTGCAGAAGGCACTGGACGGGGATGTAGCTGAGTGGGGCCGAGAGCAGGAGCCTGACACAGACCCATCTGGCTTCTACCACTCACCAATGCCAGCCATCGTGCTGCAG ATCCTGGAAGAGAACATTCGCGTGACCAGAATGGTCAGTGAGTCACTGCAGCGGCGGGTGCATGGCATGGCACTGTCAGAACTGAGCGCATTCCTAAGGAG CTTCAGTGATGCTCTGATCCGATTCTCCCGAGACCACCTCAGGGGGGAAGCAACGGCCCCTCATTACGTGCCCTACCTACTGGCCACCCTCAACCACCAATCAGCACTCAG CTCCTCCGTGTCCGTCCTGCAGCCCGACTGGGTGGCTCCAGGGGCCTTGGCTCCGGTGGAGGCAGCGCTGGACGAGTTGCAGAGGAGGATCTGCCGCCTGGTGTTGGAGGCGCTGCTGGCGGAGCTACAG CCCCTATTCGCTGCTCTGCCCTCTCGCCGGTGGCTATCGAGCCCAGAGCTGCTGGATGACGTGTGCGAGCGGACCGCGAGCTTCTGCCAGGACTTCCGACACGTGCGGGATCCTGCGGTCCAG CTGCTGCTGGCTGAGGCGGAGCGTACCGTGGTGCTGCAGTACCTACGTGCGCTGATGCAAGGCCGCCTAGTGTGCCGCGGTGCTGACGAGCGGACCCAGGCGGCCGAGCGCCTGCGGCACGATGCCGCCCAGCTTCGGGAGCTTTTCCTCGGTTTG GGCCTGGAGGAGAGCGTTCAGTGCGCGCCAGTGCTGCTCGCCTTGAGGGAGCTGCTGAACCTCCGCGACCCCACGCTGCTTGGTCTCGAGGTGGCAGGCTTGCGGCAACAATTTCCCGACGTGAG CGAGGATCACGTCTCCGCCCTCTTGGACCTGCGCGGGGACGTGTCCCGAGAGCAGCGCCTGGCCGCACTCAGCTCTCTGCAGGCCGGCCCGCAGCCCTCGCCCCCAGCGGGTGGACGCGCACTCTTCAGCCTCGTGCCAGCACCTGCACCCCCGCtgtcctcctgcctcccctcGGGGTCCTGTGCCTGA